One Spinacia oleracea cultivar Varoflay chromosome 4, BTI_SOV_V1, whole genome shotgun sequence DNA segment encodes these proteins:
- the LOC110787844 gene encoding uncharacterized protein codes for MRQHLNSLILRGGRLLQQFFVENCVKLQANNLRLISLNQDKIRADLYKGLEDSLNAGEHNTENVGRRAILPSSFVGSPRDMHLRYQDAMALVHKFGKPGIFLTMTCNLSWPETQSELLAGQVPNDRPDLLTRVFHAKLEELKKDVLERGILRMVVPYVYVIEFQKRSLPHVHMLLILDQNDKLTTPDGFDKFVRAGVVRKDFPKEFSNDKKQANDSYPLYRRPQNRPALTLRENSRIHVDNRWVVPYNPFFLMKYDFHINIEICSGIKCVNYICNYIHKGSDKVSMEVHNGDEIAQYVDARCICAPEAMWKLYKFSMTRIYPAVDRLQVHLPNMHQVRFEANQPISNVLGNPRNSKTMLTEFFKMNSIDPNARKYLYRDFLEHYRWLATSCEW; via the exons ATGCGGCAACATCTTAATTCTCTAATCTTGAGAGGTGGTCGTCTACTCCAACAATTTTTTGTGGAAAATTGTGTCAAATTACAAGCCAATAATTTGAGGTTGATTTCACTCAACCAAGATAAAATACGTGCTGATCTATACAAGGGTTTAGAGGATTCTTTAAATGCTGGAGAGCATAACACAG AAAATGTTGGACGACGGGCCATACTACCATCTTCATTCGTAGGAAGTCCAAGAGATATGCACCTGAGGTATCAAGATGCCATGGCATTGGTTCATAAGTTTGGAAAACCCGGTATATTTCTTACAATGACATGCAATCTGTCTTGGCCAGAGACACAATCAGAGTTGTTGGCCGGACAAGTTCCAAATGATCGACCAGACCTGTTGACAAGGGTTTTTCATGCTAAACTTGAAGAGTTGAAAAAGGATGTTCTAGAAAGGGGTATCCTCAGAATGGTTGTTCCTTATGTATATGTGATTGAATTCCAAAAGAGGAGTCTTCCCCATGTTCATATGTTATTGATTCTCGATCAAAATGACAAGCTAACCACTCCAGACGGCTTTGACAAGTTTGTGAGAGCA GGAGTTGTGAGAAAGGATTTCCCTAAGGAATTCTCCAATGATAAGAAGCAAGCCAATGACTCATATCCTCTTTACCGTCGTCCACAAAATCGTCCAGCATTAACATTGCGTGAGAATTCACGAATACATGTAGATAATCGATGGGTAGTCCCTTATAATCCATTTTTTCTCATGAAGTATGATTTCCACATCAATATTGAGATATGCAGCGGCATTAAGTGTGTCAATTATATATGTAATTACATCCATAAGGGTTCAGATAAAGTTTCAATGGAAGTTCATAACGGAGATGAGATTGCACAATATGTCGATGCACGATGCATTTGTGCACCCGAAGCTATGTGGAAACTTtacaaattttccatgactagAATATATCCTGCCGTAGATCGTTTGCAGGTTCATTTACCAAACATGCATCAAGTGAGGTTCGAAGCGAACCAACCAATCTCAAACGTGTTAGGGAACCCAAGAAACTCTAAGACGATGCTCACTGAATTTTTCAAGATGAATTCAATTGATCCAAATGCAAGGAAGTATCTTTATCGAGACTTTCTAGAGCATTACAGATGGTTAGCGACTTCATGTGAATGGTAG